The stretch of DNA CCCAAACAGCGCCATGAAGGCGCCGTGGACCTCGTCCGTCAGGTCGCTCGCCTGGAGACTCCGGCCCTTTTTGAGAAACGCCAGCCGCGAACACTCCTGTTTTATTGAGAGGTTTGTTAGCGGCTCCGGCTCGTCCCGTcaatcatcatcgtcaagggcaagattTGGGACATTTCCCCTGTAGCATCTTCGCTCCGGAGCGGCGCAAATTAAGAAAAGCaggcgaggcagagaggCAAAGGAAAGGATTGATGGACGCACCCTTGTGACCGCGCTTCCCCCAAAGGCCGCGAGCCCCATCATCTCGTCCGCCGAGAGCGGCTCGTCACCCACGTCCCAGAGTCGATCCATGTAGGCCTTTCTCCAGGCGAGAAACGTGGCCACCGAGCCCGTGAGCGTGTCGCCCTGCCCACCGCTCCTCTTCTTGCCACCCGTCAAGTCGTCCGTCAGCGTCGTCTTCCCGTTGGAGATGAAGTCGCTTCCGCCCTTTTGTATGATGGTGACGCCGCCCAACGCCTTTGCCAGGGCCTCGACCTTGCCCGTCTCACCGGCACCGTCgcccgggtcgtcgagcccgagcGACTCCCACAGGCGCTTGAACTCAACCACGTTGGGCGTCagcaccgcgccggcgtACCCCCTGACGAGGCCCGGGTCCTGCTgcacgagctgcagcgcgtcggcgtccagCACGAGGGGCATCTCCCGctcgcgggccgcccggacgacgcgcgcgacggTCGCCTGCATGAGGGGATCGCGGCCCAGTCCGGGTcccacgacgaggacgtgcagccgcggcagcatctcctcgacgatgcgcgcggcgacgtgctccgcgtccgagtccgagcctttctgctgctgctgctcactGCTCTTTTCGGAAGAAGACTGCCGCATGAGAGGGTGGACCATGAGGTTGGGCGAGTACGTCTTGATGACCGCCGCGGCTCCAGGCGTGCAGATAACGTGAGACTGCCGTCCCCGCCCATCGCAATCGTCGTCTCGTCAGCCCGTTGCTCccgcagcccagcagcagcggacaGACCTTCCACTTACCATGTCGCAGCCCAGCctggcgctggccatggccgaaAAGTACGGCGCGCCCGTGTAATCCTCGCTGCCCCCGATGACGGCCACGCGTCCTAGCTGTCCTGTGTCGGGCCGTCAGTCTCGTGACTGTCGTGAAGCATGGTGGGAAGAGAGGAGCCACCGGAGGAATGTGACCGACGAAGCTGCTCTCTCGACCAGAGTCACGGACCCTTGTGAAACTTGTCCAGCATCGGCGGGACCATGCGCTGGACCTTGGCCAGAATGCTCCTTGTCGCTGCAGACATGACTGGTACTTTCGAATCTGTCGTCATTGCGAGAAAGAGCGGAGGCGAAGGGACGTGTGCCGATGAGGTAATGTGCCGTGACCGATGTTTTGATTTCAATCTGGATGATAGTATCAGCATTACACTTTACAAAAAGAAATGGCGAGTCTGCGGCCCGACCGGTTGGGCTCGTACGCAAATGAGCAGGCAGACGGCAGCCGGCAGTCAAATGTGAGGAGAGCGTGGTCGACATCGCGTGAGGTCTGCCCGTCCACCTTATATACGTATGATGTCACGGACAAAAACAGGGGCATCAAGGGTGACAAAAAGAGACGTTGTATGTAGGTTTATAGGGCCCAAGTTCCAGAGAGCAAAGAGGGGGCCAACCAAGCCCTCCCCAATTCGTCAATTTATGTCTCCCCGAGTCCCCTGCAAGAACCCCAAAAAAAATACGTCCCCTGCACGACAAAGAAGCCGACCCGGCCTGATGATAA from Purpureocillium takamizusanense chromosome 6, complete sequence encodes:
- a CDS encoding ATP-dependent NAD(P)H-hydrate dehydratase (EggNog:ENOG503NUFF~BUSCO:EOG09263Y3L~COG:G), which codes for MTTDSKVPVMSAATRSILAKVQRMVPPMLDKFHKGQLGRVAVIGGSEDYTGAPYFSAMASARLGCDMSHVICTPGAAAVIKTYSPNLMVHPLMRQSSSEKSSEQQQQKGSDSDAEHVAARIVEEMLPRLHVLVVGPGLGRDPLMQATVARVVRAAREREMPLVLDADALQLVQQDPGLVRGYAGAVLTPNVVEFKRLWESLGLDDPGDGAGETGKVEALAKALGGVTIIQKGGSDFISNGKTTLTDDLTGGKKRSGGQGDTLTGSVATFLAWRKAYMDRLWDVGDEPLSADEMMGLAAFGGSAVTRECSRLAFLKKGRSLQASDLTDEVHGAFMALFGEVDGEEAGGRESDSKL